A genomic stretch from Schistosoma haematobium chromosome 2, whole genome shotgun sequence includes:
- the CNOT1_4 gene encoding CCR4-NOT transcription complex subunit 1 (EggNog:ENOG41KOG1831~COG:K) has translation MESRYISPPECISKQICFILNNITEYNLKSQVNEITTIMPHDFTRWFAYSILNRITSEPNQHNVYFKFIIMISEYYTNFETVLLEILTKEIDYLIKLSNLNVSNGKILKYFGRFLGCLTIARDIPLQINIKSLIYTTLKYKPNSLDYIVSFISELLKNIKYSNRIKPSDPWVNEILQIMKELHYITDKLTIQFEVELLFSFLECDFNEWKSAYYLRRFIENENKE, from the coding sequence ATGGAATCCAGGTATATTTCACCTCCAGAATGTATTTCGAAACAAATCTgctttatattaaataatattactgaatataatttaaaaagtcAAGTTAATGAAATCACTACTATTATGCCACATGATTTTACTCGATGGTTTGCTTATTCAATTCTTAATCGTATCACTTCAGAACCAAATCAGCATAATGTATActttaaatttataataatgatttcagAATATTATACAAATTTTGAAACAGTTCTATTAGAAATTTTAACAAAAgaaattgattatttaataaaattatcaaatctTAATGTTTCTAAtggtaaaatattaaaatattttggtAGATTTTTAGGTTGTTTAACAATTGCACGAGATATTCctttacaaataaatatcaaatCATTAATTTATACAACTTTGAAATATAAACCTAATTCATTAGATTATATCGTATCATTTATTTCggaattattaaaaaatataaaatatagtaATCGAATAAAACCATCCGATCCATGGGTGAATGAAATATTACAAATCATGAAAGAATTACATTATATCACTGATAAATTAACTATACAATTTGaagttgaattattatttagcTTTTTAGAATGTGATTTTAATGAATGGAAATCTGCTTATTATCTTAGACGGTTTATTGAAAATGAGAACaaggaataa